The Primulina eburnea isolate SZY01 unplaced genomic scaffold, ASM2296580v1 ctg884_ERROPOS889272+, whole genome shotgun sequence genome includes the window TCAATATATCTCGCAGTCTGGCAGCATTCTTTGCTAGTTATTATCTGTGTTCATTGGTGTCCCTACTATGAAATTTTTTTGATTATCTGACTTGTAATTGCTTAGCATCATTGTGAGTGATGCATGTTGATACCAACTTTGGCTTTCTAAATGATCCTATTGTGTGATCTTTCTTTGCTTGTTATCGCTGTTAGAGTCGGTCCATCCGCAGCTAACGTTGAAGTTAGTCATTTGAGAAGTGACACTGATTTACATAATGCCAAAAACAACTGCATGGTGGGTGGAAAGGTTTTTGGCTGAGAATTTTCTTATTTTCTAGCGTTTTTCAATCTCCTGGCTTATAAATTTAGAATATTTCCAAAGTATGACTTTTTATGTCCAAAATatccaaaatattatttttcaatgtAGATTATCATTGTTTGTTAGTTatgttatgaaaaaatattatgtaatatatgctgatttgattgaaaaatatttgatgttttatatttaaaatattatttttcaaagcaaaaatatcattttttgttaattatgtaatggaaaaatattttgtaataatACGCCTATTTTGAGTGAatgtcaaaaaaattattttttatgaaattaagAATCTTTCCAAGAATCGAGAGAATAGACAGCCTTTCTTGAAACATTAAACACCTTGTAGAATGGTGGGACATTTAATAGGGTCGAGTTTAAGTTATATTTTGTATGGCTGGGCTGAAAAATGTCACAGGCACATTAGCTGTATCTCCTGTTGTATATGTAGACATATCTCCAGCCTGCTGTTTATGTGTTTTATTGCGGTGAATTTACTCATCTGCTGTATACTACAGGTACGACAGGAGAAGGAAGTATTTGGGCTACATGCATTTAAGTTTTTGTCCCGCTACATATGGGTTTATTGTGGACATGGACCAGCTAAAAGAGGCATAAGAAGGTGCTTTTCTAATCTGCATCTTCAGTTTGCTATACCTTAACTGCAATGGTTCCATTTCTGCCTTTCACATCCACACATGGTCGCTTGCAATAAATGAAGCTTGTTTTTCCATCTTTTCAGGGAAGTTGATGAAGCATTGAAACCTGGCATCTATGCTTTAGTGGACTCCTGCTCAGTGGAGGATCTTCAACTTCTTCACACCAATTTTGAAGGTGAACATTTCTGTTGTATTAAATTTCATATTTAAACACCAGCTAAGTGCTTCGCAACACAAAATAAAAGCAAGAATTTAGTGATGCGTGTGCCTGAACATTGCTGTCTTGTTTTACAGAgggaccttgcagaagcactcTGGCAGCCTTGCAACATGATTACAAACTTAATTTCCAATTCCAAGGGAAAGTTTGATTTCACTCTCTTCGGCTCTTTTACAAACATGGACCTGTTCATTTACTCAAACGAGATGTGGATTGGTGATGCTTCGAGTACGTGGGAAAACCATGCCAATACCAACTAGAGCTTCATGGAACCTTAACACAGGCAAATATCGCCCTATCCTTATCAAATTCGCGAGATTCCCTGCTTATTGTTAGAGGTGAGAGAGAAATTTAAATATGACGTACAGTAGTTTCTTTTCCTTCTCTCAAAGAGTAGAAAGTAGAAactttttatgatattattttgagttgtaACACATGTTATGTAAAATAGTGTCAATTTCTAGTATTTTGCTACATTCTTGGAGAGAAATAATTGTTGGGTATAAAACCCATCTCCACCTCTCATATTTCCAGTGAAATTCACTATTGTTCCTCATATTTTAAGTGGAATTTACGATTGTTAAAATCTACTGGTGTTTTAAAGAGATCAGATCAAATCTTCCCTTAACTTGCTGTTTTACTTTTAATCTGGGCCTGCAACTTAGAATCAACTCAACATAGATACATTTAAAGAAGTCGTGGATCAACATAGATTATACAAATTGATAGTGAACTGTTTGATTAATTGGAGCTCTCTAGGTAATAGTCTAATTTTTTGGATTTGGGGTCAGATTTTTATGCAACATAAAGCTTGGCCACTGAAATTATGGGGGTTTTAATCAGCAAAAGAAGCAACAAATGTGCGGCTATAAGCATAATGAATACGCCATCAAACTTATTCTTAACAAATGGCACCAATGATCACTTGAGTGGTGGAAATGAAGTAGGCCCAATAATCTGATGGGGTCAATGATTTTAACAACCATTGGCTTGATATgatgtcatatatatatatatatatatatatatatatatatatatatatatatatatatatgcgttAAAATCGTAAATATATAATGATATCCTTAATAACCCTTttatgaagaaataaaggatgAATCATCATATTTGACTAGGTCCGGGAATGAGGCAATTTTTAGGATGAATCATCATATTTGAGTAGGTCCGGGAATGAGGCAATTTTTTCTTGGCAGAAGATTTTAGAAATTGGAAAAAGTGAACCTAATCCAATAACAAACGGCCACATTCTGGGGAATTCCAGGGAGCTGTGGGGCATTTTATGTTCGTCATCCTGTTGAATTTCTTTCTATTTAtaaaatctacaaaaaaaaaaaagcgtaaatttcacttatatatatatatatatatatagacacacacacactaaaGTAAAATCATATGCACATACGTATATAATAGTTTGTTCAATGTAATATCGAAACTATAGTTTGTAAttgaactttaaaaaaaattaaaaaattaaattaaattttactgtAGTTCACCTTTCACATAGCTAAATAATTTGCATGTTATTAACGAGTTAAGTCAACTGGAGTAATAGTTTTAGCTCTTATCTATTTCACAAAAACCTCCATGAGACAATCTCACATGTTaaatttatgagacagatcttcGATATGAGTCAAtccataaaaattataatttttttatgttcaaaatattatttttcaatgtaaaaatatcattGTTTTTAGTTATGTTATGAATAAAtattatgtattatatgttgATCTGGTTGAAAAACATTTgacccatgaaaaatattactttttacgtttataatattatttttcactttGATGTTTTTTAGTTAtgttatgaaaaatattttataatatacgCTTACTTGAATgaaatatatcattttttttgtcaaaaataatTTGAGATTTGTTACTTTTCATATTAAATATTGATCTAGTCGGTCAATCTCATGGATATATATTCATGAGATACTTGCACAACAGAGTTACCACTCTTTTTTTtaactatttttttaatatacatTTATGTTTCTTAAGTATAttatataaacataaaaaataaaattctaacaaattttttttaatttcatatCAAAATCATAACGTACTCTCTTTTACATTGAAAAAAGTAGGCTATTGAGTGCTATAAATAGTTAGGCCACCCTTCTCAGCTACCATAGAATGAGTCCACAAATACATATCAAATTGTGATCAAATTCAGACTCGCACTCATGTATAATTACCAAAGAAGGAGCACGGCCTCTTCAATCTTAGATGCCTTCTCTCTGAACCCTCTACCATATCCTGTTCTCCTTATCTTGGCCCTGATCTTCGTCTTCCTCGGTCTCCAATGGTACGTTTCCTACGAATCTGTGGTGGAATCCACAGAAGAAAACATGGGATGGGTGCTGATGGCAGTGCCACTGGTTCTTGTGTTTGCTGTGAAGTGGTTATCGAGTTTTGAGAATCCGGGGTGGTGGTTCTACGGGAGGTCTCCTTGGGAGAGGCGGCAGATGGCGTCTTACTTGCAGCCGTCGGAGGGTGGCAGCTCGCCGTGGGGCGTGGCGGCCGTGATCGTGCTGTTGCTTGTTCTGATGCGGTATCAGTCTACTTTTCTTGATGGTTGGTTTTATATGATGTTCCTCAAAATTATGGATAGCTGTTTGGCCTGTAAATTCAGGCAAACTTCAGTGTGGGAGTAGTTATTCaaattttagaagattttgtaGTATATACTATCGTAAAATTTGTGTGAGTAATCGAAGTCTTATTTTGTTACAgatttttattttgtaattaGAAAATTACTTTTGTGCTAATAGtatacttttattgtgaatatattgATCGTCAAATATTTGGATCTACTCTGGATCTCAAAGGTGAAGTGGAATGGATCCttgtaaatattaattattaatacaaTTTTGTTGATGTAagtgatttttttttcattctttATGTTTACCTTTGTACAGTTCTTCCGCATGTTCTTGTCAAAATTGAGTTAAAAGTCCTGCCAACTTTTTTTTTCAGGCTGGTCTTTAATTTCAGATAAGGTttttgtgatacggtctcactaatatttatctgtgagacggatcaaatctaccgatatttacaataaacagtaatactcttagtataaaaaaagtagcactttttcatagatgacctaaataagaaatatgtctcacaaaatacgattcgtgaaaccgtctcacacaagtttttgctttaatttcaaaatttcagattttttttttatttttatttacagACATAGCATCAGCTTCTCAAGAAAAAAAGATTAAAtttgttaaaaataaataattaattgaaaacaaCGAGTTAAGATTGAATCTTAATAATAGAGATGCATAAATACTGAAATTGCAACATTCACTCGATCTAATTATTCAAATTTCACTAGATCATACTACTGATCACATTATTTATGTAAAGCTTGCTGCTAATTAACTTATCGTATGTTGTTGAAACATTAATATTGTATTTGGATTgatgaaataattttaaattaatggaTTTCAAATATAGTCAAATATTTTGTTGTTTTAAATAAACAAAGAAAACGTAATTTCGAGAAAACTAGGAGAACTGGGCTTGCTTAAAAAAGCTAACTGAATGCCTGATTTGCATACGTTTTGGAAAGGTGCAATTCAGACTACGAACTTCAAATCTATTTTGCATGTTTATACAGTGTTTCATATTAATTTAGATGAATTTCAATTTCACTCCATAATAATTTCATTTGAAATATATTGTACTTTATGTAATTAATGtgtaaataaataaagtataaatTTATCTCTATTCGGGTGTTCGAGTTGATGGAATACGTGACCGCGTTTGATAAATGATCATGAGTTTTATTCCCTTACCAACACCTTCTTAGGCAACATTGTCACACAAGGCTTGTCCAGTGTGGTTGACATGAATAATGTGATTTTTCAAGTTATTGGATTAGTCTGAGAGTTTAGCCAATGTGTACTGAAAGATAGCAGTTATAGATTTTACGTcatcaaaaaaatataaatttaagatCATTGtaaacaataaaattattattgaaatccatgatttccaatatatatatgtattttttgttttaattttttttttcatttttatcaATTTGTTccactataaaaaaaaaaaaaaagacttcAATCAATGAGAAGCTACCATGAAGCAAGAAGCGAATTCCATAGGAGTCCCAATCACCAAATCTTGATGAATTCTGATCAAAACTTGGAAATAGGCAGACAAAAAATTTAATCAACCATATCAATTAACTTTCTGGGTTAAAAAACATACATCaagattaaaaaatttaatcgatgaatttaaaaaatttaatcgaTGAATATTATAGACCGACAGAGTCGCTACACATCATAGATCTACTGCCCTTTTGTCCTTTTTATTTGAATCCTTTTTATTTGAATGCGTGTCATGTTAATTGttcaaaattcaagaagttCTTTATTTGTcggtaaataaaatatttaaagtgtTATTATCTCCGtctaaattatataaatttgatttttttttaaaaaaaaatataagaaatcaattgaaaatatattatacaaataatttttcaatttcGCTCTTTTTTTATTCAGTAATTATATAattgatttgttatcttttcaatATTTagttaggcaaaaacttgtgttaaacggtctcacggatcgtattttatgagacagatctcttatttgggtcattgataaaaaatattactttttattgtgaatatcggcaAGATTGGCCCGTcacacatataaagattcgtgagaccgtttcacaagaaACCTTCTCATTTAGTTAATTACAatacttttaattaaataaaagtacATTAGCAAATGAGTATTTAGATATTATATGTGGTGTTGGTCATCATAATGTCTCATAAATTTATGCGGGGATAGGACAAGCAATTATGTTGTCCGCCGCAGCTATAAATCGAACATTATATACACAGACTATTTAATTCCATGAACCTAAAATATCATCTTGATCGTGGACTAACATAATGATTTAGATGTACAtcgtaaaattttattatttcgaAAAATATAGACATCGTTGTT containing:
- the LOC140822518 gene encoding uncharacterized protein, with the translated sequence MYNYQRRSTASSILDAFSLNPLPYPVLLILALIFVFLGLQWYVSYESVVESTEENMGWVLMAVPLVLVFAVKWLSSFENPGWWFYGRSPWERRQMASYLQPSEGGSSPWGVAAVIVLLLVLMRYQSTFLDGWFYMMFLKIMDSCLACKFRQTSVWE